In the genome of Lathyrus oleraceus cultivar Zhongwan6 chromosome 4, CAAS_Psat_ZW6_1.0, whole genome shotgun sequence, the window ACTTACTATtatttttactatctttttctttaaaaaaagtCTAATTTAAGAGTCTTACATTTTTTCTTTACTACGGAAAAAAATTGCAGGGAAAAATAAAATACTTCGAATAGAGATTTCATGTTCGGCATTCCTCTTAAAGAACGTCATTGATTACACAGTATCAATATTACTTTGCATGTTTcgatataattttgaatatctttaTTTACCGTTTTCaaaatatattaatattatttttaatgcgACCTACAGTAAAAACCTcataaaaagaaaacaaatatttATTTTCCTTTACGCTGTGCGCATTAAAAAAAGCGGGCAGACGGGCACTCCCATGCCCGTCTGAACGCTAGTTAATGATAATATCCTTAAATATCTTATTTGCTTCATTAATGATAATATCCTTAAATATCTTATTTGCTTCATTAATGATAATATCCTTAAATATTTTTTTCATTAATGAAAAATCCTTTAAAAAATTGTTTTTCCTTGAGGATTTGTTTCTTCGGATTTTTTACCAATATACCCCACTTTTTCAATTaatttcccaaaataacccagttttcaaaaaatttcccaatataccccacttttagagggaggcgccaattggattggcgccccctcttaaaaattgcaaggaggcgccaattggattggctagggcacctgccctagccaatccaattggcgcctatgtgtaatttttaagagggggcgccaatccaattggcgcctcctttaaaaacccctcaaatggaaaaacttccaacatgaaagttgtagatcttttcaagacaatgaatttggatataaattttgcatcatttggatttttttttgagaaagttatgggcagttgaagttggacttctgagttttttaactgttatctgacctataatgttttgtataattgcatgtgtttcttttaggaatatgtaattttgtccaacataacatttgaagtagacatcttaaattttccaatgcacttggtcccacctcaaaataattaaaaatgagtgagttatgtccctgcgaacttgacccaaaattagggtttctgtcaaaacaagtgtatgtgaattttgccaaaagggaccaacttcaagccctttagtttgaatgataaaagcctcaaatgacaaaaccttcaacataaaagttgtagatcttttcaagataatgaacttggactaaagttttgcatcatttgcaatttttatgagaaaaggtttgggcacctgaacttggactctttgacattttatctgttatctgacctataatgttttgtattattgcatgtgtttgtgttagagttatgaatttttgtccaacataacaagtgaagtagacatcttaaattttccaatgcacttggtcccacctcaaaataattaaaaatgagtgaggtaggtccttgcgaacttgacccaaaattagggtttctgtcaaaatatgtgtatgtgaattttgccaaaagggaccaaattcaagcccttcaacataacaataacaagtccttgaattagggtttctgacctataaatttttgttttatgatatgtgtttattttagaattatgaaagaaaCTTAATGTTTGGAGaatacacaaagataaatttgacataatacgaattgatattaataaaatttggattttacacaatgaatcctaatggtgatgaccgggatcacctaaccgacctccggtcccacatcccctagctaccctaacccttggccctaacccacgttgacgattctgcaccggtgtttgttcatctgatggtccaggagcgtcattaccgcctacaggagaagatccgttgaggtattcagccaactcagcatagtcttcagtattcaatgatggtgtaccggcgtagctgagctcatgacccatgccagagaagttggggtgtgcttgactcatggatgggcgaccaggacggttgaagggggacatgggtgacaatgatgggtctaggaaaggttggaaaggttgttggggtgtttggaagagatatggttgtgggatgttttggtattgtgatgtttggggttcttggctacggtaggtgatggggcggttagtgttttgggtaaggcgactttggtagggtgatggtgtgggtgcgaagcgatgttcggtcgaaggttgatggtccatttgttggtggtggtatgggggatgttcttggtttttggggttgggtgaatggcatgttttggttgtatgtttgtgtgtttgtggaacggaaagtttgtcggataggtggttgtgagtaatcgggctgagaatgttgttgggggttagatgttgagccttcttgtgtgtaacttgtctggcgtgggtcgtagaggtacatatcatcggcgatgaattgaaatccaactgatctataccaagccatataagtacgacttggttttacctcatttggcatgactgcgtcagttaagacatggtcatgacggtgcttccacttgcgacactctgatcttgcgaattgttgccaagggttgtagttccattggtcgttcactttacgcatatgccattctcctaggctagctgggggatctgggatattctggaccataccaaactgcagcttcacacgatcggtgttgtgcagctccactgttgtgaaccgtattatcggtgtgcatgttgtccatacggctgcgtcttcagggttgatctgatgctcatgatccatattaaggtatggacgccaaatgaactgaaatgttaaagacaataggatttaaatgaatgtagaaaaagtcaacataatatgaagaaataatgtaattattttgcttacgtctgccggtcgaaggtgatccaacaggttgcgatattgagtaatacagtgtctcggacatctgctgtaattcataccgcgtgccgaccatctacaccaaaaagttaaaataaattagttatgggtaataaactgtaaggaaggaagtaaagatatagcaatttaaacaacttacttttttgcatatggaaaagtgaaggggttgctattgaccggtgctagagacggtagtcttgaccatccccatgcttgtagcaaaacagcacatccagaaaatgtagaagtatctttgtggcagtttttgcacaaagaactatagagataggctagacatgcggatccccaactataactacctattctatctatatgtctaagtaaaggtaagtacataatatgcatgctagaaccactaccttcgggaaataaaaaggatcctagtaacaacataatgtaacatctagttttgatgattcgagcatcttcggtagaatgctcatctaaataaaaactattataatatgactttaggcgtgatagtagtataccttgtcccctagcattatcatctaacaaatcaacgtttaaaagctccatgcaaattgaatttggaaagttggtcttaccattaacagctttgccttcaattcgtagtcctaaaagcatgtagacgtcttctaacgtcacggtacactcaccggttggaaaccaaaatgtgtgtgtctctggcctccatctttcgcataaggctagaatgaatttgttatctatagaccaagacataattttgctaaggtgaccaaaaccggcgagttcaacataaggttgaatcatcgggtccattgggacaaattcgtggactcgagtgcgaaaccttgagacatcctataatagaaataatgtaacacttgactaagtcggtatttcaaaataaaatggggttggtggagatgaaacataaaaaagaagtataagaaaaaacttacgtatgtcgcgatgtttgcaactgttcctctgtgtgcttcgcccattgtgagtaaagacatattgttggggagttggtgtagatgaaaatggaagattttgttgaagatgaaattgtaaaagaagtaatgtagatgaagtagtgagaaatgtagatgaggtagtgagaatgttggtgtggaagaattgttgaaggagtggatcaatttataggcaaatggaggagtgcatgaaaaaatgtgtttgcatggtgtctccacctcatttggcgaccatgtacaattttaaggagggggcgccattcaaattggcgacaccatagggtacatgcatgcaaggctagttctgaatgcatggtttcgaggactgactccatggaggcgccattcaaattggcgaccatgtacaagccttaaaggtaggcgccaaaccaattggcgccaccttctgcatgtctgacacgtggcattgttgtctcctgcatgctgaacaaatcacttatggatggcttgcatgattgacacgtcatctctgaccatcttaggtgtccgacacgtgtctgtcttgtctcctgtatgctgatgactaccttcttgatagcttgcctggctgacacatcaactcacactgtcttgcaggattgacacatcatctcagacacgtggctctctactatcctgcatgctgaatactcacttctgtcttgcatgacagacacatcaactcttgactacctagcatgcttgacacatcaagtcacactgtattgcatgacagacacctcatctctgaaattacttgcatgcttgacacggtatctcagactagcttcaatgtgagacactgataccatctatttaagtgtcttactatcacattcatctgcacttgcaaaatacttttcatctccaaaatacttttcatcttcagtCACATTCCTCTAcacttgcaaaatacttttcatctccaaaatacttttcatcttcactcacattcgtttgcacttgcaaaatacttttcatctccaaaatgtcatcttcatcattatacagtatcaacgttcactgcaacggtgaaacttttgagtccgagcttcatggtttttgttttagaaacactgataccattagagtttcgatgaagagaaatgcaacctttttgcatttcaaaaaaagaatacaatcctttatagcatcaggtattgtgtcaaagatgacatatcagaatcctatattttttgagaatggtcaatgcaagtttttccccctaaagatacgagacgatgaagatgtacaaagcatgtttcttagtcatgaacattcaggcatggattgtatcgagttgtacattactctacaaccatgtataccgtctcaacagtctcaactaacagatcaggatccagctggtggagatgctgtagatgatgcacaatggtcagatgaactcaacccagaagcagaagtagaggtcgacgttgttgatgaagaagaagaggagactgagatacaggttgatcacatcctgaataacgacgatgaagatgaggctcaaccaccaccaatacctcctactcatgcctatattcctccttaacatatgacaaatatggatcttcacgacgatgaaatgtccgacagtgtcttctataatccgtatccgagaccagtaggcgaattaaaggtgggagacatgtttcgtaccaaagaggaatgtgtcttggcaatcaaaaaataccacatgaacaactttgtTGACTTTAcggtgaaacgcactgattcaagaaggtatgttatcgaatgtcgtaacatgctttgtaagtttcgtttggctgcatcttacaagaagaaaaatgactcttgggagatcgcttcaatagacccaccacacagttgcgtcgcaacaaccgttgaacaagatcaccgtaaactgagcacaacattgatatgtcgagacattctgccattggtaaataaagacccaccagtgaaggtgagtataattatatcacatatccgaacaacatataattatactccatcttacaagaaagcatggattgcgaggacaaaggctgttgagcaggttttcggcaactgggaggactcattcaaggaattaccacggtttttatgggcactaaaaacttatgtcccaggaactgtggcaattctggagacagtgccagcaatgatgccagacggaacctgtgctacaggtaatagaatatttcaccgtctcttttgggcatttgacccttgcatcaaaggtttcgcattctgcaaacctctcctgcaaattgatggcacttggttatacggaaaatacaagggtacgttgctcatggcagttgcacaagacggtaacaacaatgtatttcccgttgcctttgctcttgttgaaggtgaaacggctgctggatggggtttctttcttcgacatctcagaatgcatgtcgcaccacaagccaatctatgtctGATTTCTAatagacatgctgccatcgaaagtgcctacaacaaccatgacaacggatggcatgatcctccttctacacatgtctactgtatcagacacattgcacaaaacttcatgcgtgctataaaagataagaatcttcgcaagaaggtggtgaatgctgggtatgctttaactcaaccgtcttttcaatattatcgtgatgagattcgactgtctaatgaagacgcggggagatggataaataacatcccagtagagcagtggacaagagcatttgacggtggttgtcgatggggccacatgacaacaaacattgtggaatgcatgaacggggtttttaaaggaattcgaaacctgccgataaccgccttggtaagatcaacctattataggttggcttctatgttcgcaaccagaggtgaaagatggagtgcagtgttaatgtccggacaagtattcagtgaatgttgcatgaaggtcatgaaagaggagagcatcaaagctacgacacacgctgtaacagtgtttgaccgtcatagacaaaatttcagcgtccaggaaacaatgggcaacagcgaggggagaccaaatttagcctacgctgttagactaaacagaagttggtgcgattgtggaaaatttcaggcgttccgcataccttgctcccatgtcattgcagcatgcgcttatactcgtcaagacgcttacacccatttatctgatgtgtacaaggccagcaccatcatgaatgtatatagtcaaagcttttcagtactaccaatggaggattactggcctccatatgaaggagatattgtttggcacaatgaagagatgcgtagaaagaagaaaggaaggccaaacagcacacgtataagaacagagatggattccacagataaaatgataagattatatagtatctgtcgtcaaccaggacacaacaaaaacaactgtcccaatcaaggagcatcatctagatcttaagcttaTTGTAACATGAtatctagatcttaagctatttgtaacattgtatctacatcttatgctttttgtaacattgtatttctgtaacaatcaatcattatatatcattaagttcttgttacaacgagtttcataaccaacatcagtacaaaacatctgaaaacataaataattctaactgattacaacaatcaaattaatgtcgtctcgaccgaacatcatttccctagcatccttatcagtcctcattcgcacccaaccaaagatattgtcaagtctctcaatacttctgatttttttcccttctggtattttcccgtctaaccagcgaaccagctccctcttcagttgatctaacgtggtgatgttccaaaacagcatcagcaattgaggtttgtctctcgcataaatcaccttaccgtatcggcgacgaacaccaaacatgatagccaaatgattatatgaattgtggaacaataggtcacactacgcatctatttataagacaaaaaaggcattttatgagggactcgacaattgagttggcgcctccattcaagttttaacaacagtcgccatatgaacaactttcatgttcatcaaaaatccatttgaaacttggaagctcatcattaatttcaaaacattataggtcattttgacagaaaccctaattttgggtcaagttcgcagggacctaactcactcatttttaattattttgaggtgggaccaagtgcattggaaaatttaagatgtctacttcaaatgttatgttggacaaaattacatattcctaaaagaaacacatacaattatacaaaacattataggtcagatagcagttgaaaaactcagaagtccaacttcaactgcccataactttctcaaaaaaaatccaaatgatgcaaaatttatatccaaattcattgtcttgaaaagatctacaactttcatgttggaagtttttccatttgaagtttttttaagggaggcgccaattggattgacgccccctcttaaaaattacacataggcgtcaattggattggctagggcagatgccctagccaatccaattggcgcctccttgcaatttttaagagggggcgccaatccaattggcgcctccctctaaaagtggggtatattgggaatttttttgaaaactgggttattttgggaaattAATTGAAAAAGTGGGGTATATTGGTAAAAAATCCTGTTTCTTCTAATAACCAAACGGTCACAAAAAAGTGACAATAGCTTCTATATAAATTAGCATTCCCGCTATCTCTAACATTCATTCACTCTCTCTCTCCactgtctctctctctctctaattCAACACTCTCTCTCTGCGATCAATTCTGTGAATTTGTGTTGTTTGCGGTTACAAGAATGTTGATACCACTTTCAATTGTAGATGATGTTGCTATCGTTGATTTAGGTCAACAACATCACCGCCACAACATGTTACCTGTGTATGTTCTCTTTGATTCTCGTACCATGTCTCACAACCACCACCCAACAAGAACACCACCTGGGTCTGTGATCGATCAACCTCTTCTCTTTGATTCTCGTATCACCAACAATGTTCCAACAAGATTAATGTCTCACAACCACAACAGTGTTTCATCAAGATTAACTTCACCAACAGTGTCTGTGGTAGATGAAACTGTTCTCTATGACTTTCCTATCGGCAATGTTCCAAGAAGATCAAGGATTCATCATCAAACGGGTCATCCCCaccacaaccaccaccaccaccacaatGGTACTCGAGCTTCTCCGGCGGTGATGGGTGTTCAAAATACTAGAGCTTCTGGTGCTCAAGATACTTGTCAACATGTCACAACATCAACAACAGATGCTCAATCCATTTGTTGCATTTGTCTTGTTAACTTGTCTAATGGTTCTTCCATGCCAATTCGGCTGCGCTGCTCTCATGATTTTCATACCGACTGCATTCAAAAATGGATCAACATTAAGAAAACTTGTCCACTTTGTCGCGCCAATGTTTAATTTTCATATATAGAGTGTTGTTGATTTATAAAAATGTTTCCTTTCTTTTGTTATTTTCCATGTTTTGGTTTGATGATTTTCCATGTTTAGGTTTGATTCCCTTGGATTACCGGACATTCCTTCAAGCCCTCTGAGGTAAGTTTTTGTTGGGTTGCTGTTACCTATGATACATCATGTGTGTTGGAGTTTTGTTTGTTAGTATAGGTTCTACATAAAACATATATGTGCTCTGTCTTTGTGTGCAAACCTGTTTTTTTGTCTATCTTTTCTTTTATTCTTTGTGTCAATATGTGTTACACCGTATATGTATGTGTTGTTTGTGAATATTTAGAACTATGCTTTTGTCCTTGCAAATGTCCAGTTTTATAGTTGTGAACAGATGCTGAATAACGGTAGATATTCATGTTAAAATATTAGTCTATTAGGCTTTGTTTCGTTTTGTCTCTATCAATTGTTATATGCTTGTTTGGTTGGATGGATTATGGAATTAACAACTATTTTGTGACAATGGAGAAGGTGTGGGATCTTAATATGGATTATAGCTTATGGGTCACGTAAGCATGCTTTTATGATTCTTACTAGTTATGATTCTGTGGTAAATATGAGAAGCAATGAAGATAAGAAAAGGTTGAAGATTACATTGTCTGGATTTGTACTCAAGGTGACGAGTATGTTAGGTTGTATGGCATTCAGATGGAACTCAAAGGTAAAATATATATTTCATTCATTTTGATGGATTCACCTTTTTCCCTTGGTTGAATGAATGTTGGTTACTCTCTCTATGCAGATATTCAGAGATGCAACTTGTTTGAAATAAAAAGTTAAAAGTTTGTCATTTCCCAACTAATGGTTTTTTGTTTTCTGGTAATGTTGCAATGTTCAAGATTATTTAGGTAACTACTCAAGAACTTACAATATTGTTTGTTGCTTTCACTTCCTTTTTCTTTGTCAATATGTGTTACACC includes:
- the LOC127075514 gene encoding protein MAIN-LIKE 2-like, which produces MNYSRCPRHCITQYRNLLDHLRPADFIWRPYLNMDHEHQINPEDAAVWTTCTPIIRFTTVELHNTDRVKLQFGMVQNIPDPPASLGEWHMRKVNDQWNYNPWQQFARSECRKWKHRHDHVLTDAVMPNEVKPSRTYMAWYRSVGFQFIADDMYLYDPRQTSYTQEGSTSNPQQHSQPDYSQPPIRQTFRSTNTQTYNQNMPFTQPQKPRTSPIPPPTNGPSTFDRTSLRTHTITLPKSPYPKH